A window from Mus caroli chromosome 2, CAROLI_EIJ_v1.1, whole genome shotgun sequence encodes these proteins:
- the Gjd2 gene encoding gap junction delta-2 protein → MGEWTILERLLEAAVQQHSTMIGRILLTVVVIFRILIVAIVGETVYDDEQTMFVCNTLQPGCNQACYDRAFPISHIRYWVFQIIMVCTPSLCFITYSVHQSAKQRERRYSTVFLALDRDPAESIGGPGGTGGGGSGGSKREDKKLQNAIVNGVLQNTETTSKETEPDCLEVKELTPHPSGLRTAARSKLRRQEGISRFYIIQVVFRNALEIGFLVGQYFLYGFSVPGLYECNRYPCIKEVECYVSRPTEKTVFLVFMFAVSGICVVLNLAELNHLGWRKIKLAVRGAQAKRKSVYEIRNKDLPRVSVPNFGRTQSSDSAYV, encoded by the exons ATGGGGGAATGGACCATCTTGGAGAGGCTGCTGGAAGCCGCGGTGCAGCAGCACTCCACTATGATTGGGAG GATCCTGTTGACTGTGGTGGTGATCTTCCGGATACTCATTGTGGCCATTGTAGGGGAGACGGTGTACGATGATGAGCAGACCATGTTTGTGTGCAACACCCTACAGCCCGGCTGTAACCAGGCCTGCTATGACCGCGCCTTTCCCATCTCCCATATACGTTACTGGGTCTTCCAGATCATAATGGTGTGCACCCCCAGTCTCTGTTTTATCACCTATTCTGTGCACCAATCCGCCAAGCAGCGAGAACGCCGGTACTCTACTGTCTTCCTAGCCCTGGACAGAGACCCTGCTGAGTCTATAGGGGGACCTGgaggaactgggggtgggggcagcggAGGGAGCAAACGAGAAGATAAGAAGTTGCAAAATGCCATTGTCAATGGGGTGCTGCAGAACACAGAGACCACCAGTAAGGAGACAGAACCAGATTGCTTAGAGGTTAAAGAGCTGACTCCACATCCATCTGGGCTGCGCACAGCAGCAAGGTCCAAGCTCCGAAGACAGGAAGGTATCTCCCGCTTCTACATCATCCAAGTGGTGTTTCGAAATGCTCTGGAGATTGGGTTTCTGGTGGGCCAGTACTTTCTATATGGCTTCAGTGTTCCAGGGTTGTATGAGTGCAACCGTTACCCCTGCATCAAGGAGGTAGAATGTTATGTGTCTAGACCTACAGAGAAGACAGTCTTTCTGGTGTTCATGTTTGCTGTGAGCGGCATTTGTGTGGTGCTCAATCTGGCTGAACTTAACCATCTGGGATGGCGGAAGATCAAACTGGCTGTCCGGGGAGCCCAGGCCAAGAGGAAGTCAGTCTATGAGATACGTAACAAAGATCTGCCTCGAGTCAGTGTTCCCAATTTCGGCAGGACTCAGTCCAGTGACTCTGCCTATGTGTGA